The genomic segment caattcccagcacccacaactgcctaactccagttccaggggtttcaCAACcttacacacatgaaaaaaaaaaaaaagtagttaccTGTTCAGGAGGGAAAAAATTAAGGTTTCTTTTTAGAAATACCTAGAAAAGACTGGAGGGATGACTCAACCAGGTCATGgcttcctgtaactccaatttcagaagatccagcaccctcttcttgccttcttgcctccacaggcatctgcacaccacacacacacacacacacacacacacacacacacacacaatcttttttttaaaaaatggtggtggtgttgcatgcttttaatctcaacactACACTTCGGGGGCAGTTGAATCTCtataaatttgagaccagcctggtctacatagcaaattgcaggatagccagggctacaaaggaaggaagaaggaaggaagggagatatCTACCAATcgtcttcctttcttttcaggGTCCAGTCTTGAACCAGGGTCCAGTCTTGAACCAGGGCCTCCCACGTGGTTAGCcagtgctctaccgctgagctataGCCCTAGCCTGAAGACTTTGTGTTAAAGTGGAGGGATATGGTGACTTTGTTTTATTGGTCCCTTGGAAAGTGAGAGGAACATGAATTTCAGAACAAGAGTGGCTTGAAAGTTCTTGTCCATAGCGCAGGCAGGCTCATAGCCTCATTCCTAGTCCAGAAGACCAGGTTAAATATTCCTTGTTATTTTTAGTGCCTGGGTTATGGAAATAAAAGAACTAGGAAGGAAGGGGGCACCCGGATTTGAACCAGGGACCTCTTGATctgcagtcaaatgctctacccctgagctatacccCCTCACCTTACCATTGTCCTCTTCCTTGTCCACTTATGGTGACTCACTATGAACTGGTTCCACCCACACTAATGCCCCAGGGAGCTTTGTGTTCTCAAGCCTCGCCTTCTCTGTGTACATCTTCTGCTTTGGCTTTTCTCAGCCACCAAGGAGCAGGGTGGGACCATAAAACAATGACAAACGGGTCGGAAAGGAAATGGACATCATGAGCAGAAAATCCTCTGATTTGGGCTAATAAGCACCCCGATGTCATCTTGCTCCCCCTGCCCCCTAATGAATTACGTGTAGGAAGGAGATGATGATgtcaggttttttatttttgtttttttaggactAAGAATTGAATTTAAGGCCTCAACCATGCTAACTAAACTCTCTACTAAACTCTCTCAGTGTCTAGCTATACTCCTGTCCttggagtttctttttttctttagacaaaGTCTCCCTATGCAGCCAATTTAGCCTTGACctgcatccttctgcctcagtctctcagctagctgggattatagaccaAACTCCCAGGCCCACTTAAAATGTCaggattgtgttttgtttttcagagggGATGGAAATAGTCAGGGaaatcatatttattatttttgagacttgatgcagggtctctctataGTCCTTGCTGGCTTGGAACCCATTATGTACCAGGCTGACTTCGTACTTGTACGGATCGTCCCATTTCCAGCTCCTAAatattgggattacaagtgtgtgtcactgCACCTAGCTAGGACCCCAGTGCCTATTCCTCATGTATTTTTgcctttgtttatttgtgtttgttttctttttgtctcttttaaatgacattgtaattgTGTTTGAGTGTATGTATGCCTATGACATTGTAATTGTGTTTGAGCGTATGTGTGCCTATGGGCATACACATGCCACAGAGCGCATGTGGCagccagaggacagtttgtgaCACTCAGTCTGCTCTttctaccttgtgggtgctggggatctaactcaggttgtcacaCCCAGCTCCCTTCCTTGCTCTTGATGGTAACAGTGGCCAGCTTACTCGTACCTGGAGAAGTTTTGTTGAGGGCCAAGCTTGTCGTGCCTAGTGCTAGcgagagaggtagctcagtggcagagcgctgGTGTTCCCATGCACTAGACCACGGGTTTAATCCCTGGCCCTGCCAAGGGAGGACAGACAAATACAGCCCCATCTCACCACCCCAGCCTAGAAGGAAACAGAGGCTCCCTTGATTTATCAATCGATCTTCTCCCCTCCAAAGGTGAAGCTGAGTGTACAGAAACCAActtgttccctcctcccaccccagagaAGAAAGAGCACACCTGGACACACAAAtctaactttttgtttttgtttccgtTTTCGTTtttacaaatgtaatttaaaaatatagaatagCATTGACAGTTCATCTAAAGATCTGCTTGGAGATTCATGTCAAGGCCTGTGAAGCAATGTCTTCAGAAAATAGGGAATGGGGTGACTTCTCCGAACACTGACGGGCGCTGACGGAGGGCTGGAGTGTTTCGGCGGTAGCCAAATCGACCGTTCAAGCCTGTAGTTATCTTCTTGGGATTGGCATTGTAGTAATCATGTCCACTGACCTGCTGGAGGGAATGCCCTTGGGAAAGAGGAGAGTGGCTGAGCCTGCAGACAGTATCCTCTCGCCTTCCCAACTTAAGCCCAGTGAGTCACAGCACCCCTACCCCCACAGCTGGGTGCTTCCTCCTCAGAGGTCCTGGGACCCTTGAAAGAAACCAACAACATGAGGCCCTAGAAACAGAGATGTCCTAGAAATAACCCCTGCCCCGGGTGAGTTTACAAGAGGACTGTGACTGGTATGTGCTGGGTCCGGACTTGGTTCCCAGAAGATGTGAGGATGTCAACCCTTGCCTCTCTCCCATCTGGAGAAAATAGATAAGATCAATTCGATCATGTGATGCAAAAAACTTCATGGTAATCTTGCGCCCAAAGGTGGAGTTGGATGGGAAGGAGGTTGTCCCTGTCAGAAAAAGTGAATCTTCCTTTTTCCATGGCTGCTAAACTGATCATGCTCAGGGAAGCAGAGTGTGTgcgtgtgggtgggtggggggtgggtgacaCTACAAATACACAGGCAGGAATGCGCGCGCACGGAACAACAGGCTCTAGACTGGATGGGGGAAACTGCAGCTCCATCTCAGCCGTTCCTTGCAGACCAGTTTAAATCATGCACGGCGCAATGAATTATACCATGGGATAAAATGAGGCTGAGGGGCACCTGACATATGGTAGGTGTTCAAGAAATTAATATTAGGTGCCCCAAACACTATTTGCTATGTATGGGAAGAAAAGCCAGGAGGACACAGTCCTTGACCCTCTCTTCCCAGCCAGGCCTCTCTGGAGCCCTGCCTCTCTAAGCTCTGGGGTACACACTGTTTTTCCATGGTGGGATCATATGAGGATGGGCAGTGAGATGGCACTTGCCTGCCCCTGCCCAGTTTCTTCTGTTCAGATATCTCTGTCCTTGACCAAAAATGTGGTAATAATCCACTATCCAGCCATCCCTTCCTGTACCTCCATGATCCTGAAAATGAAGGAGAGAAGGCTGTCAGTTGAGGTGCCTCGGAGAGTGAGGTGCAAACTTCCTGGggctgctttggggaagaggaagaagtagaGCCAGAAGAAACTGGGGGCGGGGCAGATTAAATGCACTAATGACCTGCAGAGGCAGTGTGGCTGGTGAGGTCCTGTGGCTGGACAGTGTGGATCCTGACCCCAGCTCTGTTACTGGCAAGCTGTGTGACCATGGGCCAATTACAGAGCTGCTCGGCCCTCACGTTCCTCATTAGTAACCAACTGGAAAGCTGCCATGAGATGTCCATGACTTAGTTCAGATAAAAGGCCTGCCATAGTAAAGGCTAAATACacattttgttactgttttgttacatgttgttggttatttttctcaAGACAAGAGGCTCACATAGCTCAGGGGAAGCCTTAAACCTGTTTAGTTGAGGTGGACCTTGacctcctgaccctcctgtcttcACCCTAACCTCTCCCAAGTACGCATGCTACTCATCCAGCTCAAATATCTTGTTTCTCACTCCCCCCCAcccagagagggtttctctgtcaCTTTTGAACCTGTTCTAgaactcgctctctagaccagactggccttgaactcagagagacccctccctgcctctgcctccccagtgctgggattaaaaatgtgtgccaccaccacctgactttttCACATctttattcaaataaaaataccCAGCACAGATGTAATTTTGAtgataaacaataacaaaacaaaaacagagcttgGCATGGGCATGCTGTAACTTGGCAGCTCTTGGGAAGTTTCGAGTCTGAAGCCAGgcttgactacacagtgagttcaggccagcctgggggaccatctcaagaaacaaacaaaccaaaaaaggaaacactttaaaagCTTGAGTATGGTAGCACATTCTTACACTCTGACGCTtaggaggaaacaggaggattccaagtttaAAGGCAACCTGAGCTGGAAAATGAATTAGAgatgaaactctgcctcaaaagaaagGCGGGGAGGTTGgaggcagaactggagagataactcagtggttaagagttctggAAGCGCCTCTAGAacacccagttcaattcccagtacccacatgaaggctcacaactgtctgtaactccagtgcaagggatctgacaccttcttctttcctccaagagcaccaggcacacaagtgatgTACAGACATATGTGCGggcaaaacgtgtgtgtgtgtgtgtgtgtgtgtgtgtgtgtgtgtgtgtgtgtgaatatgtatatgtgaaaCTGGACATAGtggcatatctttaatcctagcagttgggaggcagagaccagtggatctctgtgagttccaagccagcctgctctacatagccagtttcaggccagccagggtcacatagtgagaccctatctcaaaaaaaaaaaaaaaaaaaaaaaagtaagctggaaagtggtggtgcacacctttaatttcagcacttgggaggcagaggcaggtggatctttgaatctgagtccagcctggttcatagagcaagttctaggacaggtagggctacacagagaaaccctatcttgaaaaaccaaaataaataaataagtaaaacaaataaataaatacataaattcaaGTCAAGTGGCTTGggcctgtagtcctagcactcaggaagcagaggggaaaGGATTtcaagttggagaccagcctgggctacacagccagactgtggctccaaaacaaacaaaaaaaataaaaatactgacaTTCTTAGACACATATACCTCTGGCTCTTGTTATAAAAGTgcaacctggggctggagagatggctcagaggttaagagcactgacttctcttccagaggtcctgagttcaattcccagcaaccacatggtggctcaaaaccatctataatgagatctggtgccctcttctgacctgcagtcatacatgcaggcagaacactgtatatataataaaaaaaaaaaaaagtgcaaccTGGTAGGTCCTTTTTGCCTTCCCACCACTGAAATCAACAGATACTTAAGGTAAAAGTGTTGGGAGGCATGGCAGGCGATGTGGGACTGTAGTCCTGCATGCCCAGccattggttttattttgtatggGGGTGGGGAATAGGATACATTCCACCCAAGACCTCATACATGTGAGGCAAGTATTGTACCCCTAAACTACTCCTCAACCCCACTCCCAGTTACTGGAAGGAAGATCATTGTGCTTAAGACTTCAAGGACAGCCCAGGAGACAGAGACTATataacctaaacaaacaaacaaacaaacaaaaaaaaaaaaagaaaaagaaaaagaaaattaggtgTTGGGAGAAAATGGCACTGCCAGTTAACAGCCTAAAGATCTACAGTCCTGGGCAAGTACTACTGCAGAGGGATGTCTGCAGAAGTGGGGCTCCCTTCCCTTGGGCTCACAGGTGTTCCGAGCCAGCCTTAACCCTGCAACTGTGACAGCATAGGGCCGAGTTGCCAGGTCCAGACAATCCCCTTTGTGTGGTTCACCGAGCTCTATGGGAGTTTCTTCAGGTTTTGAGGACTTGCGGTAAGGTCACACTAAAAGCGTCCCCCCCCTCCAGTGATGTCACAAAGACAAGGAAACCTATTTGTCGGGAGAGGCAGGCTCTCCACCCTAGTCTCCCTCCTGCAAAACCAAGAAATGAGACTGTAGATGGGGTTCTGAGTGGAAAGGACCTCGTGAGCTCAGCACCTCCACTCCTCAGTCACCACACTCCTCCACTCCCCAATTCACCAACACAGCCGCGGGGTGCTGGCCTCTGCGGTGCCCAGCCCTCTGCAGGGCGAGAATTAGGGAGGGCAAAACCTCAAAGTCCTGGGCCACCAAAGTCAAGCACCAAGGGCTGGCTGCCAGAATCTCGGGGTCCTCCGGGATACTCCCAAACCTACCTGATCAGTTTTCCGCAAAATGGGCGGAACCACGTGGCTTCGGAAGTACCGATGAGTGTGGTAGTCAAGTTGTGGGTTGTAAGGTGGAATTGCGGACCACAGCTTGGGCCTGGTGAGGCCGTAGGCCTGAGCCATTGTGCTCACGGCCACCCCATCCAAAACGAAGCTCTTTTCGAGTCGCAGAGGACACACACAACAGTGAGGCATCCCAGCCACCACAGCCTCTGAAGGCTTTCTGGTGAGGAGAGCACAGATGGGGACTTCAAGAagcattgttacattgttacgtAGGTCAAGTTTCTCCCGAGACACAAACCTTATTGTTCTACATTTCAGGTTCACCACGCCCATCTTATTGTGGTGTTGGGATttaacctagggcttcatgcgcATGCGTACTAGATAAGCACTCTATCAAACTGTACTACATGCCCAGTTTTCTGCGCTCACACTTTATATtcataaattgattttttttttttttttttttgagacagggtttctctggtgttttggtgcctgtcctggatcttgcgctgtagaccaggctgacctcaaactcacagagatccgcctggctctgcctcccaagtgccaggattaaaggcgtgcaatcATCACCGCCTGGCATAGATAAATGTTTTAACATTTCTTATGTATATGAGTTTAGGTGCGCCTGACCCGGAGCTAAGAGTGGTAAccgaccaggcggtggtggcaccgcGCCATTATTCCCaactctagggaggcagaggcagaggcaggtgcatctctgtgagttcaagaccagccttgtctatgaacaggttccaggacagccagggctacacagagaaaccgtctcaaaaaaccaaaccaaaccaaaaaaaggtAACAGAACTTAGTGCCCCTGCAAAGCAGTGCGGCTTTAACGTCTCCAGCCACGGCTCCCAGGCTTTTAGACTCAATCTCTGGGCTGAGTTCTGCTGCAAAGCTGGCATCTAGACTTACAATTCAGAGAATTTTAGAATCCTCGCCTTCAATGTAAGTAGCTAAGGGTTTAGAAGGATTTCCGTAAACCACAGGTGGTGGGGctcacttgtaatcctagcatttggaaggtattcaaggccaacctcaactACAGAtttaggtcagcctggggtaGGTACTGCCGATTGTCTCCCTAACCCCAATTCACCTAGTTTAGTTGCAGAACCAGAATTCATCTTTCCCAACCCTCTGTTCAGGACCCTCAGAGTCCTTCCTTTCATCCCACTTTTCTAATCATTCTTagacagcccaggctagcctcatttTTTGATAGTccctaagtactaggattacaagtatgtgccacctgGAACCAATTCTTGTCttccagacagaaagaaaaaaaaaaaaaaagtgactctttCCTCATGCTTCCATTTCCCCAGTTCACCACCCACAATAAAACCCTAATACAAACGCTCCATGTACCAAAGCACCCCCACATACATGTGCCTTTGCTCATCACTCCAAccctgtatggcatttggggtgAAGCAGGTTGGCAATACTTTTGGGTATTCCTGGGGATTGAAACTGTGTTCTCAGCCAGGGAAGCCCTCTACTACTGGATACTTTCAGCCTTTCACTTTGCTGAAttacccaggatggcctcaaatcgTACTTTTGCCTCTCCTGGATTACAGAGACAAAACACAGCTAAGGCTTTCTGTTCGCTGCTGTATAAATGCCCGATCTCCCAACATTCAAGAAAAAGGTTTGCCAGGTGTAGGCATGTAGACCTATAGTGCCAGCACCAGTGAGGTAGTAGATGGAATAGAGCTtctagttggggctggagagatggctcagcatttaagagtactgcctcctcttccacaggacctgggttcagttcccagcaaccaaacAGGAACAAACATAATCTGTAACTCAAATTCTAGAGATTCTGACTACCTGAGGGCACTGTACAGATGGTGCAGATATACAATCCAGCACCAATAGACCTAGAATAGACGTAAagaaaagcaggaggatcacttatGAGTTTGAGGCATTCCAAGTAAGGATACACATACCaaaattttgtctcaaaataattttttgagcCAGGtggtagcctttaatcccagcacctgggaggcacgggcaggaggatctcagtgagctTAAAATagcctcgtctacaaagtgagttttggGACATCCTGGACTGTTAAACCCtgccttgaagaaaaaaaaaaaaaaaggtctaacTTGGCTGTGATGCCTGCCTGTTGGTATTATAGGTGGAAACCACTGTGCAGGGATAAAAGACTGCTTTTTATACCTGTATCTTTCTGTGGATATCGCTTTTCCAGTCCTTAAaaagcacccacatgacagctcacaactgtgactccagttctaggggacccaacacccaagACAAAACAGCAGTACACATCCCTGGCAGGGTGTTAGTAGCGTGAAAGCACATAAGCACTAAACTTTCACCTTGTTTCAAAGGCTGCTTGTGTTGAAGTGTACCCACAACGGGTCATTTGTCATCAGGCAGAATGCAGCAGTGTTTCCACTTAATGTTTATCTGCACACCAAGTGTGTACCTGGTGCCAGAGGGGCCCAAAAGAGGATGTTGGCGCTGAGacttgaacctgtgtcctctgaaagaacagcctgTGTTCTTTAtagctgatccatctctccaggccctaaagATAATCCTTGCTGATACTGGTGAAGGtgtgtcaagaaaacaaattctgggctggagagatggctcggcggttaagagcactggctgctcttccagaggacctgagttcaattcccagcaaccacatggtggctcacaaccatctgtaatgagatctggtgccctcttctggcctgcagggatacatgcaagcagagcactgtatacataataaataaatgaataaatcttaaaaaaaaaaaaaaaagaaaagaaaaaaaattcttggagCAAAgactttttaatgaatattttacaaATACACCAGAGAATCATGCAATGCTGCCTGCATTGGATGCAATCCTGGGCCACAAGTCTGCACATTCCTTTGCGACTGGACCTGTGATAGCAGAACCTGCACAGAAAAGGAAGACGGGTCAGACAGAGGGTCAGATAGTTCATGCTCCCAGAGCAGTCACCCAGCCCGAGACACACAAGATAGCTTGAACTGATTCGTACCTTTCATCTCGCCTTTATTGTTTACTATGACTCCTGCATTGtcttcaaaataaagaaacaccCCATCTTTTCTTCGATACGACTTTCGTTGTCGAATTACCACCGCTGGATGGACTAAGGAGGAGAAACAGGGCAGCAGTTATCACCTGGCAAAGCCCTAAAACAAGCATAAAGGCAAGCAGCTATACCACAGAACGTCCACTCAGCATTAGGTTTCCATCACCCAGCTGCGAGGACAAGAATCAAGGCAAACATCACCCCTTAAGCAGCCATCATTTTTGTTCAGAAAGAGATATATACATTCCTTTCCAGAATAATTccaaaatataaacttaaaacACTGTCTGCTACGCCTTTCCCTCTTATCTAGCAAGCTAGGACCACAGGATCAGATGTCAGCGCCCAAGAGCTCAGTTGACAGAATTTGCCTTGTATGCAAGAGTGATGTAGTAgttagtacatgcctgtaacctagCACTCTAATGAAGAATGTGGCCTTCACAACAACCTTAGAGGGCTTCCCCTACAACGTACACACATTTTGACCTACAAATATTAACTACaccaaataaaaacatatttttacgTGTCAGTTTCTACACAGTTCCTTGTTTGCTGTCCAACACATCTAAAGAGAACCCATTACTGGTGTTTGTTTGAAGTATATTATCCCCTGAACTGCCCAATTAATGCCCAGTACACTCTACCTTACTAAGGacaggaaatgttttctttagactTTGTGTTCCTTTACTGGAGAAAGAATTCTCATCGGTATACAGTGATGCACAAATATTACACACAATCCATTCTGTTACTTTTGCCTAATGATGAGGTAGTTCCACTTGGAAAAAACAAGACTAGATCCCTTTGGGACCTTACCGATGTCAGACAAGACACAACAAGAACCACCACCATCTCTTCAGAGTCTAAAAACCACCTAGCCTGGCTTCCACTTCTATTGTAGAATTAGAACTAAGCTCAACTTTTAAAGCTACCTGTTTAAAAGCCCTCTCTTCTGCATATTCAAGTTGATGCACTACCTTTATGCACAATATTAAGACTGAATTCCTAAAGACAGAGATTCTGACTCCCGTTAAAGCTACAgatcaggaaaaaataaataactaatacTAATAAGTAACTAACGCTAAGTCTCAGTTGGAGATTCCCAACTATGATGGCAGAAACCAAGGATGTCCCCACCAGTGGTAGAGACAACAACAGTACAGCCAGCTGTTACCCTCCCCACAGTAAGGGTCACATGCTCTACTCTCCTCTGACAGCTTCCTGAGCCACCAACCAGAGCTTGGAAGTGTTCTGAGAAGAGGCTTGGGGGAACAAAGAaagctcctccctgccccccatacagtctctttgtgtagctttgcagcctgtcctgtaacttgcagagatccacctggctctgcctccccaagtgctgggattaaagatgtgtgccaccacctcctggctttccccgttttttgagacaggacatctgtgtagccctggctgtccttgaacttgctctgcagaccaggctggcctctgcctcatggagtgctgggactaaaggggtgTGACAtgaccactgcccagcacacagATTTCTAACTGAACACTGGGGTTTGTGGAGGCTGACTGCAAAGTGTTGCTATAGCACAACagcacacccccaccccatttgTGCCATGCCAAGGGACTGCTAGGAAcgtccctgggggggggggggacagaacaGTGCTTTTAAACCCAGCACCTAGGAAACTGAGGTgtgtggatctgagttcaaggccaggcaggtcTACATTGAAACCCTGCAGTGAAAGAGTTCAATAGCCAGCCAGGGAGGTTGAGGCCTGTCCCTTGTAATTCATCCATATACCTGATGGGAACACTTTTTGGGGTTGTGCATTACTCCGTTTATGGCTATCATAAAAGGAAACATGCTCTTCTGTGGTGACAACAAGACACCTTTAAAGCTGTGCTTGCTTCCAGCTGTTCAAACAATAAGCCACACATCAAATACACCCATTCAGGATTACCATACAAGGAACCAGAGACCTTTCCTCATAAAACCAGGTGGTCTATTACTGTCTGATGAACTTTGCCAGGTGAGCCACAGATTAAACAGCAGAGACCTGAGCTTACAGAAGAATATTCAGGAAAACGACAAGACGATACTCCATAAACCAAAACAGTCAGGCCTGTGGCTCATGCCTCAAAGTCCAATACAGGCTACAAAGTCTGGGAGCACGAAAAACTGTAGGAGCAGTACAACCGATCAACAGCGTCTCAAATGAACAGAAGTCATGTGGAGGTTTTGGCAGCca from the Peromyscus eremicus chromosome 8a, PerEre_H2_v1, whole genome shotgun sequence genome contains:
- the Spmap1 gene encoding uncharacterized protein C17orf98 homolog encodes the protein MLLEVPICALLTRKPSEAVVAGMPHCCVCPLRLEKSFVLDGVAVSTMAQAYGLTRPKLWSAIPPYNPQLDYHTHRYFRSHVVPPILRKTDQDHGGTGRDGWIVDYYHIFGQGQRYLNRRNWAGAGHSLQQVSGHDYYNANPKKITTGLNGRFGYRRNTPALRQRPSVFGEVTPFPIF